Proteins co-encoded in one Papaver somniferum cultivar HN1 chromosome 5, ASM357369v1, whole genome shotgun sequence genomic window:
- the LOC113281927 gene encoding proline dehydrogenase 2, mitochondrial-like: protein MALRNTRILLREFERKSLNTLAASPVVLGSVTTSVTAADPCSFDLTTPVTTKAASPTEEDTTTSEKARRSEINLDFNDGKKLFSSVTTGKLIRSMLNQQMASYEPIVDVGIKVMRSRLVETMIVKDFIMSMVKHTFYDHFCAGENLDEAKKTLQKLWNGGLKGIMDYGLEDATDNASCDRNYNEFLKIVETTKLLPPSSVSYACVKVTAICPISLLKRVSDLLRWEHKDSSFHLPWKVDTLPMLADSSPFYHTMSRPNHLTPSEEYDLHQAHQRLIKLSEKCLESKLPLLVDAEYSSVQPAIDYLTYSTMIRINRDGNRIVHGTIQTYFRDAKERLIQATEAAEKMGVTLGLKLVRGAYLSSESQLASSLGFPSPIHRSIQDTHACYDECASIMLEKVAQGTGAVVLATHNIESGRAAASKVESLGLEKSSEKVQFAQLKGMADGLSFALKNAGFQVSKYLPYGPVDMVIPYLLRRAEENKGLLSASTFDRQLMSKEVTRRLKAAVTPSTSQ from the exons ATGGCACTAAGAAACACAAGAATCCtattgagagagtttgagagaaaaTCTTTGAACACTTTAGCCGCTTCTCCGGTGGTTCTCGGTTCGGTGACGACTTCCGTCACTGCCGCCGACCCTTGTTCATTTGATTTAACAACACCAGTTACTACCAAAGCAGCGTCGCCAACGGAAGAAGATACCACGACATCAGAGAAAGCTAGACGGTCTGAGATAAATTTGGATTTTAACGATGGGAAGAAACTTTTCTCGTCGGTGACGACGGGGAAGTTGATAAGATCAATGTTGAATCAACAAATGGCTTCTTATGAACCTATTGTTGATGTTGGTATCAAAGTAATGAGATCAAGATTGGTGGAAACTATGATTGTTAAGGATTTTATCATGTCGATGGTTAAACATACATTTTATGATCATTTCTGTGCTGGTGAGAATTTAGATGAAGCTAAAAAAACTCTTCAGAAACTTTGGAATGGTGGGTTGAAAGGAATTATGGATTATGGTTTGGAAGATGCTACTGATAATGCGTCGTGTGACCGGAATTATAATGAGTTTCTTAAGATTGTCGAGACCACCAAATTACTTCCTCCTTCCTCT GTAAGTTACGCATGTGTAAAGGTGACGGCAATATGTCCGATATCTCTGCTAAAAAGAGTAAGTGATTTGCTAAGATGGGAACATAAAGATTCTTCATTTCATCTTCCATGGAAAGTTGATACATTGCCAATGCTTGCCGACTCAAGCCCATTCTATCATACAATGAGTAGGCCAAACCATTTAACTCCAAGTGAAGAATATGATCTTCATCAAGCTCACCAGAGACTAATCAAGTTGTCTGAGAAATGTTTAGAGTCGAAGCTTCCGTTACTCGTTGACGCCGAATACTCGTCAGTTCAACCAGCTATTGATTACTTAACATATTCAACAATGATAAGGATTAACAGAGATGGGAATAGAATTGTCCATGGAACAATACAGACGTACTTCAGAGATGCAAAAGAGAGACTAATTCAAGCCACAGAAGCTGCTGAAAAAATGGGTGTCACGTTAGGACTTAAGTTAGTAAGAGGAGCTTATCTATCGAGCGAATCGCAATTAGCTTCTTCTTTAGGATTTCCATCGCCAATTCATAGAAGCATTCAAGATACGCACGCATGTTACGATGAATGTGCTTCGATTATGCTCGAGAAAGTCGCTCAGGGTACTGGAGCGGTTGTTCTTGCTACTCATAACATTGAGTCAGGGAGAGCGGCAGCGTCGAAAGTGGAGAGTTTAGGATTAGAAAAGAGTAGTGAGAAAGTGCAGTTCGCACAATTGAAAGGAATGGCAGATGGGTTGTCATTTGCATTGAAGAATGCAGGTTTTCAAGTTAGCAAGTATCTTCCATATGGACCAGTTGACATGGTTATACCTTATCTGCTCAGGAGAGCTGAAGAAAACAAAGGCCTTTTGTCTGCTTCAACTTTTGATAGGCAACTAATGAG CAAGGAGGTTACAAGGAGATTGAAAGCTGCGGTAACGCCTTCAACCAGCCAGTAA